Part of the Salmo salar chromosome ssa10, Ssal_v3.1, whole genome shotgun sequence genome is shown below.
ACTGGGCCAGACCAGGGGGTAATGTGACAAATCAGACAACTGGGCCAGGCCAGGGGGTAATGTGACAAATTAGACAACTGGGCCAGACCAGTGGGTAATGTGACAAATCAGACAACTGGGCCAGACCAGGGGGTAATGTGACAAATTAGACAACTGGGCCAGACCAGGGGGTAATGTGACAAATCAGACAACTGGGCCAGACCAGGGGGTAATGTGACAAATCAGACAACTGGGCCAGACCAGGGGGTAATGAGAGATATGAGGGTGTGGTACCGACCTggcttcaaatactatttgacatctttcaaatactttcacTGTTTGCTCtagtctgcctggagtgccaggtgggcAGGGTTTGCCGTTCTGGGACTACTCTGTTGGTCCATTAAGCCAAGGAAGTTCAAGCACAGATAAACTATTTTAAATAATTtcaaaatactatttgaacccaggtctggaattGCATCCCAGAACAAGGTGTGGCTGTACGTGGCTACAGTGCTGCTTCTGAGAGGTGAACAACAGGGGTCAGTTATACTTTGGGGTGCATCTGTACATTCCTCTGGGACACAAACATCTCCTCTTACCTAGTAAAGTCAAGGTCAGTGCCAAAAACatatcccctccctctccctaacccaccctccctatctccctccctccctcacccaccctccctatctccctaactcaccctccctccctctctccctaacccaccctccctatctccctccctccctcacccaccctccctatctccctaactcaccctccctccctctctccctaacccacccaccctccctatctccctccctccctctctcacccaccctacctctctccctctctccctaacccaccctccctctctccctaacccaccctccgtctctccctctctccctaacccaccctccctctctccctctctccctaacccaccctccctctctccctctctccctaacccaccctccctatctccctccctcacccaccctccctctctccctatctccctccctccctatctccccatctcccgctctccctaacccaccctccctatctccctccctccctcacccaccctccctctctccctatctccctccctccctccctatctccctctctccctaacccaccctggggcgaaaatctgatatcaactttggaggggacaattacatgaaatcttctcaagagcaattcctgagggggacaccaaaagtagtgctgtaacacatagcctacattgtaatatggtaaatgtatattgaggaaccaaagaaataaggtgtttgccgtactcctaactactggtacccaaaactacacaactaatcacaacagcaataccattgcctttaacaaatcttagttcagtcaccagtttaagttgagagtgggagtatccatggcattttccaattatgttcctattttacaagtcaaaaaatgtTAGatcctttcataatgttgccaaacaaagactcaacaaacttacctgagactccctgtctctgccagtctgtccctgcatatctgtccccaactctgctgtctgtgtgccatctgttgcctgctctgcctaatgacatcattgtgaaacatttccattagaatttcatttctttcttatgaacattttatcaactaggctactagggttcttactttgcgttttggtgtactgaaaaatactctgatgtccgtctttttaatttttctgccatttttctacatggctggctacacacacacagtgtgtaggttatttacagtaggagatgggcttctatcatcttatcttctatcattctatatgggcttcgatctaaaaggtagctattGTCttaaatgtgaaacggattgcagtgacaagagttgacagctgtatgagttcaccatttacacaacatatgctgcaacttttgttattttaatagtttgtttcatattggctgccttccaacaatagctgaatttgcaaagctagcgagcaccaattccgtttcagtggtgtttgctataatctttgctacccgggttaaataaaggtgacataaaataaataaataaaagttcccttgcgacaatttagcttttgcaacgagaccattatatatatttaagacaatggtagaagagagtgtagttctgttcagtttggatttcagtttatcgctaaccttatcacagggactttgaagcactaacttacatcatctgcatgctgatcttggaataaattgacgatagcaaagattacatctttgacgacgccacataaatggaataggtactagctatcttaatagttaatatttgcgcgctagctctgcatattcagcagTACAATCAAGCAGTACAATCAAGTTCTTCTCAGTTATTTGATCGCCTttttctcggtctctctctctctgtgtctccctctttctctctcctctctctccccagagatgaAGATGCAGACCACTCCCACCATGGACATGGACGCTCTGACGTCCATCTTGTCCAACGCGTCTTCAGAGAGTAGCTGTGCTCCTGTAGACAACACTGTGGAGAACATGGTGTTTGGAGGTTACTACATTCTGGTCTTTCTCCTGGCGCTCAATGgtaatgttatgttatgttacataatgttatgttatgttacgtAATGGTATGTTATGTTACgtaatgttatgttatgttatgtaatGTTGCGTAGCGTAGCGgtgggttgtgttgtgttttgttccagtatgttgtgttatgttagctaTATAGCCTACCTTGACAGTTATTGTTGAGATATCCTCTTCATCCACACTAGTTGCGATATCCTCTTCATCCACCCTAGTTGAGATATCCTCTTCATCCACACTAGTTGCGATATCCTCTTCATCCACCCTAGTTGAGATATCCTCTTCATCCACCCTAGTTGAGATATCCTCTTCATCCACCCTAGTTGAGATATCCTCTTCATTCACCACAGTTGAGATATCCTCTTCATCCACACTAGTTGAGATATCCTCTTCATCCACCACAGTTGAGATATCCTCTTCATCCACACTAGTTGAGATATCCTCTTCATCCACCACAGTTGAGATAAGGATGTTTGAGTTCTAATAAATGAGATCAGTACAAGTCTCGTTCTTTCACCACAACAGGTAACGCCTTGGCCCTCTGGATCTTCTCCCGGCAGCGTGGCACATCCTCTCCCGCTAACGTCTTCCTGTTGCACCTGGCTGTGGCCGACCTCTCCTACGTCATAATCCTGCCGCTCCGCGCCACATACCACCTCATGGGGGGCCACTGGCCATTCGGCGAGATTCCATGTCGAGTCGCCGGCTTCCTGTTCTATGTCAACATGTACGCGAGTCTCTACTTCTTGGCGTGCGTGGCTGGGGATCGCTACCTGGCCGTGGTACACGCAGTGAGGTCACTGAAGATCCGCCGTGCCCGCTACGCCCACACCATCAGTTTCTCCCTGTGGGCGCTGGTCACCATCTCCATGGCGCCCCTGCTGGTCACCCGCCAGACTGCGGAGGTGGACGGGTTGACGGTGTGTCTACAGCTGTACAGGGAGAAAGCCTCTCGTAAGGCCCTCGTCTCTTTAGCCGTAGCCTtcacccctcctttcctctccacgcTGTCCTGCTACCTGCTCATCATCCACAGCCTGAGGAGAGGATCCCGACTGGAGCCCCAGCTGAAGCTGCGAGCCCTGAGGACCATCGGCCTGGTCATGCTGATCTATGTGGTGTGCTTCCTGCCGTACCACGCCTCCAGAGCCACGTTCATCCTGGGGTACGCCCACCCAGATGT
Proteins encoded:
- the gpr17 gene encoding uracil nucleotide/cysteinyl leukotriene receptor, whose translation is MKMQTTPTMDMDALTSILSNASSESSCAPVDNTVENMVFGGYYILVFLLALNGNALALWIFSRQRGTSSPANVFLLHLAVADLSYVIILPLRATYHLMGGHWPFGEIPCRVAGFLFYVNMYASLYFLACVAGDRYLAVVHAVRSLKIRRARYAHTISFSLWALVTISMAPLLVTRQTAEVDGLTVCLQLYREKASRKALVSLAVAFTPPFLSTLSCYLLIIHSLRRGSRLEPQLKLRALRTIGLVMLIYVVCFLPYHASRATFILGYAHPDVYCQTRRGLSLANRVTSSLTCLNGGLDPLVYLFGAEKFRGTVRRLFFRDRAGGSGATSAGELKGTHESSVSAKSEF